The following coding sequences lie in one Fuerstiella sp. genomic window:
- a CDS encoding GNAT family N-acetyltransferase, with protein sequence MSDPDSAAVFRFRRADLGDLESIVCFNLRLAEETEEKTLDRETLRAGVSRGMRLFPEAQYFVAEIEGSVIGQLMLTREWSDWRNGWMLWLQSVYVQREFRCQAVFSRLLSCALDTANADGKAVGLRLYVEQKNAVANEAYRKMGFDDAGYRILEMVPLSCDSKTNT encoded by the coding sequence ATGTCGGACCCGGATTCTGCAGCTGTCTTCCGTTTTCGCAGAGCAGATTTAGGAGATCTGGAATCGATCGTCTGTTTCAATCTGCGTCTTGCTGAAGAAACCGAAGAGAAGACGTTGGATCGGGAGACGCTTCGTGCAGGAGTGTCCCGGGGAATGCGACTGTTTCCGGAAGCCCAGTACTTTGTTGCTGAAATCGAAGGTTCAGTCATCGGGCAGCTCATGCTCACTCGTGAATGGAGTGACTGGCGCAACGGCTGGATGCTATGGCTTCAAAGTGTTTATGTGCAGCGGGAGTTTCGCTGTCAGGCAGTATTTAGCCGTTTGCTGAGTTGTGCCCTGGATACTGCCAATGCTGATGGAAAGGCTGTCGGTCTGCGATTGTATGTGGAACAAAAAAATGCAGTTGCTAATGAGGCGTACAGGAAAATGGGCTTTGACGACGCAGGGTATCGGATCCTGGAGATGGTGCCGCTGAGTTGTGACTCTAAAACTAATACCTGA
- a CDS encoding bile acid:sodium symporter: protein MISFFQRHWFLVWLLILIPLGIVLGHHDLIPGLATLIENLPTSACTGAILFLMSVTLDTGKLMQSLRRPYPVITACSINMLFVPLLCLPMLTLQQTPDFKVGLLIAACVPCTMAAASVWTRKAEGNDAVSLLVTLVTNGFCFLLIPVWMEVGRVMFGTADTSDTVSFGGMMLLLIFGALLPALLGQVVRTDRTVRSWVDRKRTMISGSAQVIILSLVFISSFKGGQKIDFGGSGALPHQALLIVWGSCIVLHLAAAGAGWLFSGLFGFAEGDRRAIVLAGSQKTLPVGLLVSEATGMPFSIIPMLLFHGSQLFIDTWIAGRLQQRGERTDSVE from the coding sequence ATGATTTCATTCTTTCAACGGCACTGGTTTCTGGTTTGGCTGCTGATACTTATTCCGTTGGGGATTGTTCTGGGGCATCACGATTTGATTCCCGGGCTGGCCACGCTGATTGAGAATCTGCCCACATCCGCATGCACCGGGGCAATTCTGTTTCTGATGTCGGTCACACTGGATACCGGCAAGCTGATGCAGTCTTTGCGCCGACCGTACCCCGTGATTACAGCCTGTTCCATTAATATGCTGTTTGTCCCGCTGTTGTGTCTCCCCATGTTGACTCTGCAGCAGACCCCCGATTTTAAAGTGGGACTGTTAATTGCTGCCTGTGTCCCCTGTACCATGGCTGCTGCCTCTGTCTGGACCCGTAAAGCGGAAGGCAATGATGCCGTCTCCCTGCTTGTAACACTGGTGACAAATGGATTCTGCTTTTTGCTCATACCAGTGTGGATGGAAGTGGGGCGGGTCATGTTTGGGACTGCAGACACATCGGATACGGTGTCTTTTGGCGGAATGATGCTTCTGCTGATCTTTGGTGCACTGCTGCCGGCACTGTTGGGGCAGGTCGTTCGGACTGACCGAACCGTCAGGAGCTGGGTTGATCGCAAAAGGACTATGATCAGCGGCTCTGCACAGGTGATCATCCTTTCGCTGGTCTTTATTTCTTCATTCAAGGGAGGCCAGAAAATTGACTTCGGAGGGAGCGGTGCCCTGCCCCATCAGGCCTTGCTGATTGTCTGGGGCAGTTGTATCGTCCTGCATCTGGCGGCGGCCGGTGCCGGCTGGCTCTTTAGCGGACTCTTCGGGTTCGCGGAGGGTGATCGGCGGGCGATTGTACTGGCCGGCAGTCAGAAGACACTTCCGGTTGGCCTGCTGGTGTCGGAGGCAACCGGAATGCCGTTTTCGATCATTCCAATGTTGCTGTTTCACGGTTCACAGCTGTTCATAGACACTTGGATTGCCGGCCGACTGCAGCAACGTGGTGAAAGAACAGATTCTGTGGAGTGA